A portion of the Chondrinema litorale genome contains these proteins:
- a CDS encoding RNA polymerase sigma factor — protein sequence MTALEFSYSLSQMTTSLKPFALKLTKDHEEANDLLQETMLKAYTNRDKFAEGTNLKAWLYTIMKNTFITNYQRLVRRNTFIDSTDNLHYINSTENITQNLAYSSFAMNDMNKAIQALDEAYKVPFMMHFRGFKYHEIADRLGIPIGTVKNRIHIARKELKGKLKVYAKN from the coding sequence ATGACAGCACTTGAATTCAGTTACTCGTTAAGTCAAATGACTACATCTTTAAAGCCTTTTGCATTGAAACTTACAAAGGATCACGAAGAAGCAAACGACCTTTTACAAGAAACGATGCTTAAGGCATATACCAATAGAGATAAATTCGCAGAAGGTACAAACCTGAAAGCGTGGTTATATACAATTATGAAAAACACTTTCATTACTAACTATCAAAGATTAGTAAGAAGAAATACCTTCATAGATTCAACAGATAATTTACACTATATAAATTCTACTGAGAATATTACTCAGAACCTTGCATACTCGTCATTTGCAATGAATGATATGAACAAAGCTATTCAAGCTTTAGATGAGGCTTACAAAGTGCCATTTATGATGCACTTTAGAGGTTTTAAATATCATGAAATTGCAGATCGTTTAGGTATTCCGATTGGTACTGTAAAAAATAGAATCCATATTGCCAGAAAAGAATTAAAAGGGAAGTTAAAAGTCTATGCTAAGAATTAA
- a CDS encoding alanine/glycine:cation symporter family protein: MEEILQNFSDFMWGTPLLVLLLGGGFYFMLYSRFLPFQYFGHAIKVLRGKYDNPDDPGDINHYEALASAIAATVGMGNISGVAVAITLGGPGALFWMWISAFFGIATKFFTCTLSIMYRGKDSDGAVQGGPMYVIMEGLGTKWKPLAVVFSIAGLFGCLPIFQANQLTQVIRDVFLIPNDLLIESAYFTNNFGPTFLSDLITGIIIVIIVSVVIFGGIHRIAMVAGKMVPFMVVTYVGIVMYIILSNITLIPESFVLIFTDAFTGNAVLGGVVGEVIRQGAKRAAFSNEAGIGTAPMMHGAAKTKEPVREGLVAMLGPAIDTLIVCTMTALAIIITGVWKTGDDNGVTLTASAFGSVMPTAGPILLLICVLIFSFSTLFSFSYYGTKCISFLFGTQYQLHYRIFYVATIIWGSVVSINAVINLIDGMYAVMAYPTMISALLLSPKVKEASIDYFKRMKDVDKEKINVS; the protein is encoded by the coding sequence ATAGAAGAAATACTACAAAACTTTAGCGATTTTATGTGGGGTACTCCGCTGTTAGTACTCTTACTTGGAGGAGGTTTCTACTTTATGCTTTACTCCCGATTCCTTCCCTTTCAATATTTCGGCCACGCAATAAAAGTATTAAGAGGTAAATACGATAACCCAGACGATCCCGGAGATATTAACCACTACGAGGCTTTAGCTAGTGCAATTGCGGCTACAGTTGGTATGGGTAATATAAGTGGTGTAGCAGTTGCAATAACGCTAGGTGGCCCCGGAGCTTTATTTTGGATGTGGATAAGTGCATTTTTTGGTATTGCTACCAAGTTTTTCACCTGTACACTTTCTATTATGTATAGAGGAAAAGACTCAGATGGTGCAGTGCAAGGTGGCCCCATGTATGTAATTATGGAAGGACTAGGCACTAAATGGAAACCTTTGGCAGTTGTATTTTCCATTGCTGGTTTATTTGGCTGTCTACCAATATTTCAGGCAAATCAGCTTACTCAGGTTATCAGAGATGTATTTCTTATTCCTAATGACTTGTTAATTGAATCTGCATATTTTACAAATAACTTTGGTCCCACTTTTCTTTCAGACCTTATTACAGGTATAATTATCGTAATTATAGTTTCAGTTGTAATTTTTGGGGGGATTCATAGAATTGCGATGGTTGCAGGTAAAATGGTGCCTTTTATGGTTGTTACCTATGTAGGTATTGTAATGTATATCATTTTATCTAACATCACATTAATACCAGAAAGCTTTGTTTTAATTTTCACTGATGCATTTACTGGAAATGCCGTTTTAGGCGGTGTTGTGGGAGAAGTAATAAGACAAGGTGCAAAAAGAGCAGCATTCTCTAATGAAGCAGGTATTGGCACCGCACCTATGATGCATGGAGCGGCTAAAACAAAAGAACCAGTAAGAGAAGGATTAGTAGCCATGTTAGGCCCAGCAATAGATACACTTATTGTTTGTACTATGACGGCTCTCGCCATTATAATAACTGGCGTATGGAAAACTGGTGATGATAATGGAGTAACGTTAACAGCTTCTGCTTTTGGGAGTGTAATGCCGACTGCAGGCCCTATTCTATTATTAATTTGCGTATTGATCTTCTCATTTTCTACCTTATTCTCATTTTCGTATTATGGTACAAAGTGTATTTCGTTTTTATTCGGAACACAATACCAATTACATTATAGAATATTTTATGTCGCAACAATAATCTGGGGTTCAGTTGTTTCTATAAATGCAGTAATAAACTTGATTGATGGGATGTACGCTGTAATGGCTTATCCAACAATGATTTCTGCGTTGCTACTTTCTCCTAAAGTGAAAGAAGCATCTATAGACTACTTCAAACGAATGAAGGACGTAGATAAGGAAAAAATTAATGTGTCGTAA
- a CDS encoding CBS domain-containing protein → MNFTPRRADDTATMGKANYPSVKKYMARDEITLKPDVTINEAIEIILSKKLTGAPVLDDERNIIGMITEKDCLRIIIDSAYNNLPYNYKKVSDYMSPVVKTVSIDSNILEVANEFLTTHFRKFPVVHNGKLVGQVSRRDILKAIRELKATTW, encoded by the coding sequence ATGAATTTTACACCAAGACGTGCCGACGACACCGCAACAATGGGCAAAGCGAATTATCCCTCTGTTAAAAAATATATGGCAAGAGACGAAATTACCTTAAAGCCTGATGTTACTATTAATGAAGCTATAGAAATTATACTTAGCAAAAAATTAACTGGTGCTCCTGTATTAGATGATGAAAGAAATATCATTGGGATGATCACAGAAAAAGACTGTCTTAGAATTATTATTGACAGCGCTTACAACAACCTACCTTATAATTATAAGAAGGTAAGCGATTATATGTCTCCCGTTGTAAAAACTGTTTCAATAGACAGTAACATACTAGAGGTAGCCAATGAATTCTTAACTACTCATTTTAGAAAGTTCCCAGTAGTTCACAATGGAAAATTGGTTGGCCAAGTAAGTCGAAGAGATATTCTTAAAGCAATTAGAGAGCTTAAAGCTACAACCTGGTAA
- a CDS encoding zinc dependent phospholipase C family protein gives MLAFYKQNIQLIEESSVNPDARRYLIEGEAPKHYIDLDLYKEAINDSIPITWKKAVEKYSEDSLTSYGIVPWHIYSMSFRLTKAFEQNNPELILKYSAEIGHYIADANVPLHTTSNYNGQLTNQHGIHGLWESRLVELFANDYDLLFEDATYLDNPLQTAWSAVRNANNSLDSVLSIEKTITEKIGEDKKFSFEERNNATTKVYSTKFCEAYHEALNNQVERRLRASIKMVADFWFTCWVNAGQPSLNNLSNYKPSEKVVELNKQELLQGKQKPRIKSRKHEIIE, from the coding sequence ATGCTTGCATTTTATAAACAAAACATACAACTGATTGAAGAAAGTTCTGTAAATCCAGATGCAAGAAGATATTTGATAGAAGGAGAAGCACCTAAACATTACATAGATCTAGACCTCTATAAAGAAGCAATAAACGATAGCATTCCTATAACTTGGAAAAAAGCTGTGGAAAAGTATTCCGAAGATTCTTTAACAAGTTATGGAATTGTACCTTGGCATATCTACTCTATGAGCTTTCGTTTAACTAAAGCTTTTGAACAAAACAACCCAGAATTGATACTAAAATACTCCGCTGAAATAGGCCATTATATAGCAGATGCCAATGTACCTTTACATACTACAAGTAACTATAATGGCCAACTTACCAACCAGCATGGCATACACGGTTTGTGGGAATCTAGACTTGTAGAACTTTTCGCTAATGATTATGACCTCTTATTTGAAGATGCAACCTATCTTGATAATCCATTACAAACAGCGTGGTCTGCTGTAAGAAATGCGAATAACAGCCTTGACTCTGTTTTATCAATCGAAAAAACGATTACAGAGAAAATAGGTGAAGATAAAAAATTCAGTTTCGAAGAAAGAAACAATGCTACGACCAAAGTATACTCTACAAAGTTTTGTGAAGCTTACCACGAAGCATTAAATAATCAGGTTGAAAGAAGACTTAGAGCTTCTATTAAAATGGTGGCAGATTTTTGGTTTACTTGCTGGGTGAATGCAGGACAACCTTCATTAAACAATCTTTCAAATTACAAACCTTCTGAAAAAGTAGTAGAACTTAATAAACAGGAATTACTACAAGGCAAACAAAAACCCAGAATAAAATCGCGTAAACACGAAATAATTGAATAA
- a CDS encoding NUDIX domain-containing protein codes for MKKVNIFNRKWLLEDFLKVEEVQLEFEKVDGEMSNRVRLLSLERGDSVAALIWHTSLQKFIITKQFRLPAYNKGEGWILEIIAGGLKKGEDPAEAIKREVEEEIGYLPTEVEHINTFFVSPGGTSERILLYFGKIDEDAKVHNGGGLDDENEDIELMYFSADEFITAVENGTITDAKSIIAGLWLKSNLSKIS; via the coding sequence ATGAAAAAAGTAAATATTTTCAATCGCAAATGGTTGCTTGAAGACTTTTTAAAAGTAGAAGAAGTACAATTAGAATTTGAAAAAGTAGATGGTGAAATGAGTAATAGAGTGCGTTTGCTCAGTCTCGAAAGAGGAGATTCTGTAGCAGCACTTATTTGGCACACCTCCTTACAAAAATTTATTATTACAAAACAGTTTAGACTACCTGCTTATAATAAAGGAGAAGGTTGGATACTGGAAATAATTGCAGGCGGATTAAAAAAAGGAGAAGACCCAGCCGAAGCAATTAAGCGCGAAGTAGAAGAAGAGATTGGGTATTTACCAACAGAAGTTGAGCATATCAATACATTCTTTGTATCACCAGGAGGCACCTCTGAAAGAATACTTTTGTATTTTGGGAAAATTGATGAAGATGCAAAGGTGCATAATGGTGGTGGACTCGATGATGAAAACGAAGACATTGAGTTGATGTATTTTTCTGCTGATGAATTTATAACAGCAGTTGAAAATGGCACTATTACCGATGCAAAAAGTATTATTGCTGGTTTGTGGTTAAAATCAAACCTCAGCAAAATAAGCTAA
- the upp gene encoding uracil phosphoribosyltransferase: MVYIFNDHSSVANHAIAEMRDIDIQQDRSKFRTNLKKLGWFMAYELSKKLNFTKKEIKTPLGSSEISLINEEIVLATILRAGLPFYQGFIEVFDKAQSAFIGAYRAESENEGEEIYINMEYMASPSVEDKTLIIIDPMLATGKSLIKSYESLIQRGKPHCIHLVAAIASKPGVEYVKQKLPNSNIWLGALDDTLNKQSYIVPGLGDAGDLSFGEKI, from the coding sequence ATGGTTTACATCTTTAACGATCACTCATCAGTAGCAAATCATGCCATCGCAGAAATGCGTGATATCGACATACAGCAAGACCGCTCAAAATTCAGAACTAACCTTAAAAAACTCGGTTGGTTTATGGCTTATGAACTCTCAAAAAAGCTCAATTTTACCAAAAAAGAGATAAAAACTCCACTTGGATCTTCTGAGATTTCGCTTATTAATGAGGAGATAGTTCTGGCAACAATACTTAGGGCAGGGCTGCCGTTTTATCAAGGATTTATCGAAGTATTTGATAAAGCTCAAAGTGCATTTATTGGTGCATACAGAGCAGAAAGTGAAAACGAAGGTGAAGAGATTTATATCAATATGGAATACATGGCTTCTCCTTCAGTTGAAGATAAAACTCTGATCATAATCGACCCCATGCTGGCAACAGGCAAATCACTTATAAAATCTTATGAGTCTTTGATTCAAAGAGGTAAACCTCATTGTATTCATCTTGTCGCTGCAATTGCAAGTAAGCCAGGGGTTGAATATGTAAAACAAAAACTACCAAATAGCAATATTTGGCTTGGTGCTTTAGATGACACATTAAACAAACAGTCTTATATAGTTCCTGGTCTTGGTGATGCCGGAGACCTATCATTCGGTGAAAAAATTTGA
- a CDS encoding phytoene desaturase family protein has translation MKKNIIVIGAGFAGLSAAISLADKGFSVKILEKNSVTGGRARYFKEQGFTFDMGPSWYWMPDVFESFFNRFGKKTSDYYELVRLDPSYRVFFGKDDFLDIPAEMQAINQLFESLEPGSSTQLQEFLKQAAYKYEVGINNLVYKPGQSVMEFMDVKLLSDVIKMDIFQSFSKHVRKFFKNDKLIRLIEFPILFLGATPENTPALYSLMNYADIALGTWYPKGGMHKIIEAMVALAKEKGVEIITGEEVKVFDIDQKDITKVITENTEFEADVVVAGADYHHIDKQVLPADFSNYTESYWDKRVMAPSSLIFYVGLNKKLNKLIHHNLFFDRDLGPHAVEIYENPKWPTEPLFYVSVTSKTDETVAEEGMENVFILMPVAPDLEDNEEIREKYFNIIVDRIENITGEKFREHIIYTRSYAHKDFKKDYHAFKGNAYGLANTLMQTAILKPGLKNKKLNNLYYTGQLTVPGPGVPPSLISGIVVADEVEKQFS, from the coding sequence TTGAAAAAAAATATTATAGTAATAGGGGCAGGATTTGCTGGTTTATCTGCTGCTATTAGTCTGGCAGACAAAGGGTTTAGCGTGAAAATACTTGAGAAAAACTCAGTAACAGGTGGAAGGGCGAGATATTTTAAAGAGCAGGGCTTTACATTTGATATGGGGCCTAGTTGGTATTGGATGCCAGATGTGTTTGAGAGTTTTTTTAATCGCTTTGGCAAAAAAACATCAGACTATTACGAGTTAGTGCGATTAGATCCTTCTTATAGGGTGTTTTTTGGTAAAGACGATTTTCTAGATATACCGGCTGAAATGCAGGCAATAAACCAACTGTTTGAAAGTCTGGAGCCGGGAAGTTCAACACAACTTCAGGAGTTTTTGAAGCAAGCAGCTTATAAATATGAGGTCGGTATTAATAACCTAGTTTACAAACCTGGACAGTCGGTAATGGAGTTTATGGATGTAAAACTGCTTTCTGATGTGATTAAGATGGATATTTTCCAGTCTTTTTCTAAACATGTTAGAAAGTTTTTCAAAAATGATAAACTGATTAGACTCATAGAGTTTCCCATTCTATTTCTTGGTGCTACACCAGAAAATACGCCCGCTTTATATAGCTTAATGAACTATGCAGACATTGCACTAGGTACTTGGTATCCTAAAGGGGGTATGCATAAAATAATAGAGGCAATGGTTGCTCTGGCTAAAGAAAAAGGGGTAGAGATTATTACGGGTGAAGAGGTAAAAGTTTTTGATATCGATCAAAAAGACATTACAAAAGTAATTACAGAAAATACAGAGTTTGAAGCAGATGTAGTTGTTGCCGGAGCAGATTACCATCATATTGATAAACAAGTTTTACCAGCCGATTTTAGTAACTATACAGAAAGTTATTGGGATAAAAGAGTGATGGCACCTTCATCATTAATTTTTTATGTAGGTCTCAATAAAAAGCTCAACAAGCTTATACATCATAATTTATTTTTTGATAGAGATTTAGGTCCGCATGCGGTAGAGATCTATGAAAATCCTAAATGGCCAACAGAGCCACTATTCTATGTTTCTGTAACTTCTAAGACTGATGAAACAGTTGCTGAAGAAGGAATGGAAAATGTTTTTATATTAATGCCAGTCGCTCCAGATTTAGAAGATAATGAGGAGATAAGAGAAAAATACTTTAATATTATAGTAGATAGAATTGAAAATATAACTGGGGAAAAATTTAGAGAACATATTATATATACAAGAAGTTACGCCCATAAAGATTTTAAAAAGGACTATCACGCTTTTAAGGGAAATGCTTATGGTTTAGCTAATACCCTTATGCAAACTGCGATTTTAAAGCCAGGATTAAAGAACAAAAAGTTAAACAATCTCTATTATACAGGCCAGCTAACTGTACCCGGACCCGGAGTTCCCCCTTCTTTAATTTCGGGAATAGTAGTCGCAGATGAAGTTGAAAAGCAGTTTAGTTAA
- a CDS encoding calcium/sodium antiporter: MYETLFLIAGLIILIAGGDILVRGASNIALRLKISPLVIGLTIVAFGTSSPELFISVQSALQGSPDMTMGNVIGSNICNLALVLGLTAVFSPININSNSIRIDWPMAMGSSFLLYVLVLENYLERQEGILFVIILIAYIFYLIRKSRQASKAIEAEKEETVIEEKTPLIKWGADFGLIIIGCLGLYFGSEWFVGSAKDIFIRMGVSERIIGIVVLAIGTSLPELVTSIVAALKKNTDLAIGNLMGSNIFNVLSILGITSIIKDIHVSSAIMGDMFWMLGVTLALLPLMVFKKRLGRLQGSILLSIYFYYTYSILIAA, from the coding sequence ATGTACGAAACTTTATTTTTAATTGCAGGGCTAATTATTCTAATTGCAGGAGGTGATATACTTGTTAGAGGTGCCTCCAATATCGCTTTAAGACTTAAAATTTCACCTTTAGTAATCGGACTCACCATTGTTGCATTTGGTACTTCTTCACCAGAGCTTTTCATTAGTGTACAATCTGCTTTACAAGGCAGTCCAGATATGACAATGGGCAATGTAATTGGTTCTAATATTTGCAACCTAGCTCTTGTTTTAGGATTAACCGCAGTTTTTTCACCTATCAATATAAATAGTAATAGTATTAGAATAGACTGGCCAATGGCTATGGGTAGTTCATTTTTATTATATGTTCTAGTACTTGAAAATTACCTCGAAAGACAAGAGGGAATTCTTTTTGTAATTATTCTTATAGCTTACATATTTTATTTAATACGAAAATCGAGACAGGCTAGTAAAGCAATAGAAGCTGAAAAAGAAGAAACAGTAATAGAAGAAAAAACTCCTTTGATTAAGTGGGGAGCAGATTTCGGTTTAATTATTATTGGTTGTCTTGGTTTATACTTCGGCTCTGAATGGTTTGTAGGAAGTGCCAAAGATATATTTATTAGAATGGGGGTTTCTGAAAGAATAATTGGAATTGTTGTGCTTGCTATAGGCACAAGCCTACCTGAATTAGTCACATCTATTGTAGCAGCTTTAAAGAAAAATACTGATCTCGCTATTGGTAACCTAATGGGTTCTAATATTTTCAATGTATTATCAATATTAGGAATCACTAGCATTATTAAAGACATCCATGTGAGCAGTGCCATTATGGGAGATATGTTCTGGATGTTAGGAGTTACTTTAGCCCTATTACCACTTATGGTATTTAAGAAAAGATTGGGTAGATTGCAGGGCAGCATTCTTCTTTCAATTTACTTTTATTACACTTATTCAATTCTAATAGCTGCCTGA
- a CDS encoding phytoene/squalene synthase family protein, with the protein MDHQLLFDKTTYKCSKLITQEYSTSFTMGIQALNKKYHMPVYAIYGFVRYADEIVDTFHQHDKKLLLDRFRQDTYRAIRDKISLNPVLHAFQLVVNEYHIEQELIDAFLKSMEMDLYKSDYNTDMYEEYIYGSAEVVGLMCLRVFCKGDDDEYQRLKKPACALGSAFQKVNFLRDMKSDFDERGRVYFPGVDFTKFDCNAKAAIEADIQKDFDEAYKGITQLPKEARSGVYLAYIYYVKLFQKIKACSAAKILTERIRVPDFRKLLLFFSTFVKYRFN; encoded by the coding sequence ATGGATCATCAGTTACTTTTTGATAAAACCACTTATAAGTGCAGTAAATTAATTACTCAAGAGTATAGTACTTCTTTTACAATGGGCATACAGGCATTAAATAAAAAATACCACATGCCAGTTTACGCCATTTATGGTTTTGTTCGATACGCTGATGAAATTGTTGATACTTTCCATCAACACGATAAAAAATTACTACTAGATAGATTTAGACAAGATACCTACAGAGCAATAAGAGACAAAATAAGTCTTAATCCTGTATTGCATGCTTTCCAGTTGGTAGTGAATGAGTATCATATTGAGCAGGAGCTAATAGATGCTTTTCTAAAAAGTATGGAGATGGACCTGTATAAGTCTGATTACAATACTGATATGTATGAAGAGTATATTTATGGTTCGGCAGAAGTAGTTGGATTAATGTGTTTAAGGGTATTTTGTAAAGGAGATGATGATGAATACCAAAGGCTAAAAAAGCCTGCTTGTGCTTTGGGTTCGGCTTTTCAGAAAGTGAACTTCTTAAGAGATATGAAAAGCGATTTTGATGAGCGTGGCAGGGTTTATTTTCCAGGGGTAGATTTTACAAAGTTTGATTGTAATGCTAAAGCTGCCATTGAAGCAGATATCCAAAAAGATTTTGACGAAGCTTATAAAGGTATTACACAACTACCTAAAGAGGCGAGGTCTGGTGTTTACCTTGCATATATTTATTATGTTAAACTTTTTCAGAAAATTAAGGCCTGTTCAGCGGCTAAAATTTTAACTGAAAGAATCCGCGTTCCCGACTTTAGAAAATTATTGCTATTTTTCTCAACCTTCGTCAAATACAGATTTAATTAA